A single genomic interval of Lewinellaceae bacterium harbors:
- a CDS encoding galactose mutarotase — translation MKYGIWIMILLAVVSCRQQNEQNESAMDNGFKLDMREFGKLSDGHVVTQYIITNPGGMEMRLLDYGCLMTNLFVPDRNGKPVDVLMGFDSLSDYVDKSPYFGAVIGRYGNRIANGKFELDGTTYTLPQNNGPNTLHGGIKGFDKVMWQASPVIDSNEYGVVFTYTSVDGEEGFPGSMNAHIRITLNAQNEVTLDYTAVTDKPTVVNLTQHNYYNLSGEGSCLDQELAIFANQYTPVDSTLIPTGELVPVDGTPFDFRTAKPIGKDIGVDDIQLKYGLGYDHNFVLNKAQAGIISLAAEAYSPKTGITMDVLTEEPGIQFYSGNFLDGSFNGKHGAKCEYRGAFCLETQHFPDSPNQPSFPSTRLNPGDIYQTRTVYRFGIR, via the coding sequence ATGAAATACGGAATCTGGATCATGATCTTGTTGGCGGTAGTATCATGCCGGCAGCAGAATGAGCAAAATGAATCGGCAATGGATAATGGATTTAAACTGGATATGCGGGAATTCGGCAAACTAAGTGACGGACACGTCGTCACCCAATACATCATCACCAATCCGGGTGGTATGGAAATGCGGCTGCTGGATTACGGCTGCCTGATGACCAATCTTTTTGTTCCGGACCGCAATGGAAAACCAGTTGATGTTTTGATGGGTTTTGATTCACTTTCTGATTACGTGGATAAGTCACCTTACTTCGGGGCAGTAATAGGCCGCTATGGCAACCGGATTGCCAATGGAAAATTCGAATTGGACGGTACAACTTATACCTTGCCGCAAAACAATGGCCCCAACACCCTCCACGGAGGGATCAAAGGGTTTGATAAAGTGATGTGGCAAGCCTCGCCGGTAATCGATTCAAATGAATATGGAGTCGTCTTCACCTATACCAGTGTAGATGGAGAGGAGGGCTTCCCGGGCAGTATGAATGCCCATATCCGGATAACGCTGAATGCACAGAATGAGGTTACATTGGACTATACGGCCGTTACGGATAAGCCTACCGTCGTCAATTTGACCCAGCACAATTACTACAACCTGTCGGGGGAGGGGAGCTGCCTGGATCAGGAATTGGCCATATTCGCAAACCAGTATACACCGGTAGACAGCACACTCATCCCCACGGGAGAACTTGTACCGGTGGATGGCACGCCGTTTGATTTCCGGACCGCCAAACCCATCGGTAAAGACATCGGGGTTGATGATATACAACTTAAATACGGACTGGGCTATGACCATAACTTTGTATTGAACAAAGCGCAGGCTGGCATCATTTCCCTGGCTGCTGAGGCCTATTCTCCCAAAACCGGAATTACCATGGATGTACTTACTGAGGAACCTGGTATTCAGTTCTATTCAGGTAATTTCCTGGATGGATCCTTTAATGGAAAACATGGTGCAAAATGCGAATACAGGGGTGCTTTCTGTCTGGAGACCCAGCATTTTCCGGACAGCCCGAATCAACCTTCTTTTCCAAGTACACGGCTTAATCCTGGTGATATCTATCAGACCAGAACGGTTTACCGCTTTGGGATTCGATAG